ATCCCTGGGCTACGGTTTTCAAACAGCTTGGCGCTTTCGCGCTGGTTGAAGTGCTGATTTTCGTCGGTATTCTTGTACTCGGACTTGTCTATGCCTGGGTCAAGGGTGACCTGGACTGGGTTCGCCCGACTCCAAATATCCCGAAAATGCCGGAGATGCCTGTTCGTCGCTCCGGCAAGGCGAACGGATAATCTTTCAATCATCATCGATTTTACGCTATGGGTTTGCTTGACGCCAGAATATCGAACCGCAACGTGCTGGTGACTTCGGTTGACAACGTGATGAACTGGGCTCGCCTCTCCTCCCTTTGGCCGATGGGTTTTGGTCTGGCCTGCTGCGCTATTGAGATGATGGCCACCAACGCTTCGAACTACGATCTCGAACGTTTCGGTATTTTTCCTCGTTCGTCGCCCCGCCAGTCTGACCTCATGATCGTGGCCGGAACGGTCACCATGAAGATGGCCGAGAGGGTGGTGACGCTTTACGAACAGATGCCCGAACCGCGCTATGTGCTGTCGATGGGAAGCTGCTCGAACAGTGGCGGACCCTACTGGCATCATGGTTACCATGTGCTCAAAGGTGTTGATCGTATCATTCCGGTCGATGTGTACGTTCCCGGCTGTCCTCCGCGCCCCGAGGCGCTGATCGGCGGCCTGATGAAAATCCAGGAGCTGATCCGGATGGAGGGACTTGGCATTTCTCGCCAGGATGCCCTGAAGAAGCTTGCAGGAAAGCGTGTTGATCCGCAGCAGGTGATCGACCAGGTTCGCAAGTCGGCTACGGCATAACCACTATTATCTATCAAGAATTCAAGGGAATGGAAGAAGCAGCAAACCAGATGTCGCCAGCGGTGCAGCAGAGCAAAGCCGCTTATGATAATATAAAGGAGCGATTTGGCGATGCGATATCGGAGTTCGACGCCAATCCGACCATGCCGTTCTTCGAGGTGCTTGATGTCAGCAAGTGGGTGGACATTGCGCTTTACATGCGTGACAACTCTCTTCTGCAGTTCAACTACCTTGCCTGCCTGTCGGGCGTGGACTATCCCGAAGAGCAGAAGCTTGGCATCGTCTGCAATTTGGAGTGCATCGGCAAATACACCCACAAGATTGCTGTCAAGGTCAAGTGTCCGCGTGATGGCGGCTCGATTCCGTCCGTCTCGTGCGTATGGCACACCGCGAACTGGCACGAACGCGAAGCCTACGATATGTACGGCATGGTTTTCGAAGGGCACCCCGACCTGCGAAGGATCCTCTGTCCGGAAGACTGGACCGGTTTTCCGCTTCGCAAGGATTACCAGGTTCAGGAGACCTATCACGGCATCAAGGTTCCGTATTGACGCCATAACCCGTAAACAAGCATTTTCCGAGTCATGCAGGAATTAGGCAAAGCTGAAACGAACTCCACCAGGATCATCCGTCAGGACGACAAGCGCGTCACTATCGAAAAGGATCTCGATACCGAACATATGGTGCTCAGCATGGGGCCGCAGCACCCGTCAACGCACGGCGTGCTCCGTCTCGAATGCATCACCGACGGTGAAGTGGTCGTCGAGGCCGAGCCGTACCTCGGCTATCTCCACCGCTGTTTCGAGAAGCATTGCGAAAAGATTGACTATCCGGCCATCGTGCCCTATACCGACAGGATGGACTACCTTGCCGGCATGAACAACGAGCTGGCTTACTGCATCACCGTCGAGAAGTTGCTTGACATCGAAATTCCCCGCCGTGTCGAATTTATCCGTGTCATCGTCGCTGAGCTGAACAGGATCGCTTCGCACCTGGTGGCCATTGGCACTTACGCTATAGACCTTGGCGCTTTCACACCGTTCCTCTTCTGCTTCCGCGATCGAGAGCACATCATGAGCCTGCTCGAATGGATCTCCGGTGCGCGTATGCTCTATAACTATATCTGGATCGGTGGTCTTGCCTATGATGTTCCTGCCGATTTCAAGACGCGTGTTGCCGAGTTTGTCACCTACTTCAGGCCGAAAGCCAAAGAGTTGTACCAGCTCTTGACAGAGAACGAGATTTTCGTCAAGCGCACGTACGACATTGGCATCATGCCTGCCGACGTAGCGATCAACTATGGCTGGAGCGGTCCGATGCTTCGTGGTTCCGGCGTCAAGTGGGATCTGCGCCGCAACGATCCCTATTCGGTCTATCCCGAACTTGATTTCGATGTTCCGGTACCGGACGGCAAGTTCTCCGTTGTCGGTGACTGCCTGTCGCGCCATCTGGTTCGCGCGCTCGAAATGGAGGAGAGTCTCAAAATCATCGAGCAGTGTCTCGACAAAATGCCGGAAGAGCCGAACTTCAACTCGCGGGCGCTTATTCCCAAGAAGATTAGGCCCAAGGCTGGCGAGGTCTATGGCCGTGCCGAGAATCCGCGTGGAGAGCTTGGCTACTACATCGTCAGCGATGGAAAATCGACCAGCCCGGTGCGCTGCAAGGCCCGTTCGTCGTGCTTCGTCAACCTGTCGGCGATGAAGGATCTTTCGAAGGGGCAGCTGATTCCCGATCTGGTGGCCATCATTGGCAGCATCGATATCGTGCTGGGTGAAGTTGACCGCTGACCGTTTTCAAGACAACACTTTTATTTCAAGAAGGTTCGCCTATTGATATGAGTTCATCACCATCTCTCAATACCTGGTCCGACGCCCTTTCAGGTTTCTCCATCGGCTGGTTTCCGCTCGGGCTGGTTATCGTTGCGGCTATTCCGCTCGTGTTCATCGCACTCTACGCGCTGACCTACGGTGTGTATGGCGAGCGCAAGATTTCAGCTTTCATGCAGGACAGGCTTGGTCCTATGGAGGTTGGTTTCTGGGGTCTTCTGCAGACGCTTGCCGATATTCTGAAGCTTCTCCAGAAAGAGGATATCGTGCCGACCGTGGCCGACAAATTCCTTTTCGTGATCGGCCCCGGCATCCTGTTCGTTGGTTCGTTCCTTGCCTTTGCAGTCTTGCCCTTTGGCCCGGCCTTCATCGGCGCAGACCTGAATGTTGGTCTGTTCTACGCTGTCGGCATCGTGGCTATCGAGGTGGTCGGTATCCTTGCCGCCGGCTGGGGTTCGAACAACAAGTGGGCGCTTTACGGCGCGGTTCGCAGCGTCGCCCAGATTGTCAGCTATGAAATTCCTGCTTCCATCGCTCTCCTGTGCGCCGCCATGCTGGCCGGCACTCTGAGCATGCAGCAGATTATCCTGATGCAGGCCGGCCCGAATGGCTTCCTGCACTGGTTCCTCTTCACCAATCCGATCGCGTGGCTGCCTTTTCTGATCTACTTTATCTCCTCGCTTGCCGAGACCAACCGCGCACCGTTCGATATTCCTGAGGCTGAATCCGAGCTGGTTGCTGGCTACTTCACCGAGTATAGCGGCATGAAGTTCGCCGTGATCTTCCTGGCCGAGTATGGCAGCATGTTCATGGTGTCGGCGATCATCTCCATCGCGTTCCTCGGCGGCTGGACTTCGCCGCTGCCGAACATCGGCGGTCTCGAACTGAACACC
The nucleotide sequence above comes from Chlorobaculum tepidum TLS. Encoded proteins:
- a CDS encoding NADH-quinone oxidoreductase subunit B, with amino-acid sequence MGLLDARISNRNVLVTSVDNVMNWARLSSLWPMGFGLACCAIEMMATNASNYDLERFGIFPRSSPRQSDLMIVAGTVTMKMAERVVTLYEQMPEPRYVLSMGSCSNSGGPYWHHGYHVLKGVDRIIPVDVYVPGCPPRPEALIGGLMKIQELIRMEGLGISRQDALKKLAGKRVDPQQVIDQVRKSATA
- a CDS encoding NADH-quinone oxidoreductase subunit C — translated: MEEAANQMSPAVQQSKAAYDNIKERFGDAISEFDANPTMPFFEVLDVSKWVDIALYMRDNSLLQFNYLACLSGVDYPEEQKLGIVCNLECIGKYTHKIAVKVKCPRDGGSIPSVSCVWHTANWHEREAYDMYGMVFEGHPDLRRILCPEDWTGFPLRKDYQVQETYHGIKVPY
- a CDS encoding NADH-quinone oxidoreductase subunit D; protein product: MQELGKAETNSTRIIRQDDKRVTIEKDLDTEHMVLSMGPQHPSTHGVLRLECITDGEVVVEAEPYLGYLHRCFEKHCEKIDYPAIVPYTDRMDYLAGMNNELAYCITVEKLLDIEIPRRVEFIRVIVAELNRIASHLVAIGTYAIDLGAFTPFLFCFRDREHIMSLLEWISGARMLYNYIWIGGLAYDVPADFKTRVAEFVTYFRPKAKELYQLLTENEIFVKRTYDIGIMPADVAINYGWSGPMLRGSGVKWDLRRNDPYSVYPELDFDVPVPDGKFSVVGDCLSRHLVRALEMEESLKIIEQCLDKMPEEPNFNSRALIPKKIRPKAGEVYGRAENPRGELGYYIVSDGKSTSPVRCKARSSCFVNLSAMKDLSKGQLIPDLVAIIGSIDIVLGEVDR
- the nuoH gene encoding NADH-quinone oxidoreductase subunit NuoH; the encoded protein is MSSSPSLNTWSDALSGFSIGWFPLGLVIVAAIPLVFIALYALTYGVYGERKISAFMQDRLGPMEVGFWGLLQTLADILKLLQKEDIVPTVADKFLFVIGPGILFVGSFLAFAVLPFGPAFIGADLNVGLFYAVGIVAIEVVGILAAGWGSNNKWALYGAVRSVAQIVSYEIPASIALLCAAMLAGTLSMQQIILMQAGPNGFLHWFLFTNPIAWLPFLIYFISSLAETNRAPFDIPEAESELVAGYFTEYSGMKFAVIFLAEYGSMFMVSAIISIAFLGGWTSPLPNIGGLELNTMTSGPVWGAFWIIMKGFFFIFVQMWLRWTLPRLRVDQLMYLCWKVLTPFSLVSFVLTAIWVINH